The following are encoded in a window of Deinococcota bacterium genomic DNA:
- a CDS encoding TRAP transporter large permease, protein MNAALVLALMVFFALGVPIAVAITLASIVAIEFFTNLPLLLVAQRMFTGIDRVPLMAIPFFILAGNLMGAGGISARLVDFAKSIIGGMPGGLACTCVLTCMIFASVSGSSVATTFAIGAILIPAMIRSGYPRPFATSVQASSAELGVLIPPSIPLIIYGVSTDVSIGQLFIAGIGPGLLVGGALIAFIAVLSALKGFGASDRSGRMPLGTAFKRALLALLMPFVVIGGIYGGVFTPTEASAVAVFYALLVGGLVYREISPRDLPNIFRQSIISTAIIMLIIAAASLISFLISYSGAPGQIAAWMTGVFGERWAFLLAINVLLLVVGMFVETSAAIIVLAPIFMPIALTFGVDPVHFGLIMVVNLALGMITPPLGVNLFAACTVAKIPLDRIIGSLLPFVGVVLVCLMIVTYVPEVSLFLRDLLYAR, encoded by the coding sequence GTGAACGCGGCGCTGGTCTTAGCCCTCATGGTGTTTTTTGCCCTGGGCGTGCCCATCGCGGTAGCGATCACGCTGGCCAGCATCGTCGCCATCGAGTTCTTTACCAACCTGCCGCTGCTCTTGGTCGCCCAGCGCATGTTCACCGGCATCGACAGGGTGCCCCTCATGGCGATCCCCTTTTTTATCTTAGCAGGCAACCTGATGGGGGCGGGCGGCATCTCGGCGCGGCTGGTGGACTTCGCCAAGTCGATAATAGGCGGCATGCCGGGCGGCCTCGCCTGCACCTGCGTGCTCACCTGCATGATCTTCGCCTCGGTGTCGGGCTCTTCGGTAGCGACGACTTTTGCCATCGGCGCCATTCTCATTCCCGCCATGATCCGTAGCGGCTACCCACGCCCCTTCGCCACCTCGGTGCAGGCCTCCTCGGCGGAACTGGGCGTGCTCATCCCACCGTCGATCCCGCTCATCATCTACGGCGTCAGCACCGACGTGTCGATCGGCCAGCTCTTTATCGCCGGGATCGGCCCCGGCCTGTTGGTCGGCGGCGCGCTCATCGCCTTTATCGCCGTCTTGAGCGCGCTAAAAGGCTTCGGCGCTAGCGACCGGAGCGGGCGGATGCCGCTCGGAACGGCCTTTAAACGGGCGCTTCTGGCCCTGCTGATGCCCTTCGTGGTGATCGGCGGCATCTACGGCGGCGTCTTTACGCCCACCGAGGCCTCGGCGGTGGCGGTCTTTTACGCGCTTTTAGTGGGTGGGCTCGTCTACCGCGAGATAAGTCCCCGGGACCTACCCAACATCTTCCGGCAGTCGATCATTTCGACCGCCATCATCATGCTGATCATCGCGGCGGCGTCACTCATCAGCTTTCTCATCTCCTACTCGGGCGCGCCGGGCCAGATCGCCGCCTGGATGACGGGCGTCTTCGGCGAGCGCTGGGCCTTTCTCTTAGCCATCAACGTCCTTCTCCTCGTCGTCGGCATGTTCGTCGAGACCTCGGCGGCTATTATCGTCCTGGCGCCCATTTTCATGCCCATCGCCCTAACGTTCGGCGTCGATCCGGTCCACTTCGGGCTGATCATGGTCGTCAACTTAGCGCTCGGCATGATCACGCCGCCATTGGGCGTCAACCTCTTTGCGGCCTGCACGGTCGCCAAGATTCCTCTGGATAGGATCATCGGCAGCCTGTTGCCGTTTGTAGGCGTGGTGCTCGTCTGCCTGATGATCGTCACTTACGTGCCGGAGGTGTCGCTCTTTTTGCGCGACCTGCTCTACGCGCGCTAG
- a CDS encoding aldehyde dehydrogenase family protein, which translates to MASETLDAEPRAVAGGTTIPVVDPSSGETFGQIHRGTAEDIDAAVKTARRAFESSWERVPAFERGRVLMRLSGLVQEHFGALWRLESRDTGKPAPQAESDIGACARYCEYYAGAADKLHGETIPYAEGFTVMTLREPHGVTGHIIPWNYPAQIFGRSVVAALAAGNACVVKPAEDACLSVLRLAELALEAGLPEGVLNVVTGYGSEAGAALAGHEGIDHISFTGSPAVGTLVQQAAAIHNRPVTMELGGKSPQLVFADADLENALPSLVNAAIQNAGQTCSAGSRLLVERSAYDTVMERLGEAFGRLKVGAAAGEPDCGPLISARQRGRVLAFLERARADGLEVVAQGSLADAPAGGFYVRPTLIGKVPPEHPLAREEVFGPVLAAAPFEDEDEAVALANGTDYGLVAGVWTKDGGRQLRLARRLRAGQVYVNNYGAGGGIELPFGGVKRSGFGREKGFEGLKSFTIVKTVTFKHG; encoded by the coding sequence ATGGCAAGCGAGACGCTAGACGCCGAGCCGAGAGCGGTCGCCGGGGGGACGACCATTCCCGTCGTCGACCCCAGCAGCGGCGAAACCTTCGGGCAGATCCATAGGGGCACGGCGGAGGACATAGACGCCGCCGTGAAGACCGCGCGGCGCGCCTTCGAGTCGAGCTGGGAGCGCGTGCCCGCATTCGAACGAGGCCGCGTCCTCATGCGCCTCTCGGGGCTCGTTCAGGAGCACTTTGGCGCGCTCTGGCGGCTCGAGTCGCGCGACACCGGCAAGCCCGCGCCGCAGGCCGAGAGCGACATCGGCGCCTGCGCCCGCTACTGCGAGTACTACGCCGGCGCGGCCGACAAGCTGCACGGCGAGACGATTCCCTACGCCGAGGGTTTTACCGTGATGACCCTGCGCGAGCCGCACGGCGTGACCGGGCACATCATCCCCTGGAACTACCCCGCGCAGATCTTCGGCCGCTCGGTCGTCGCCGCCCTGGCCGCGGGCAACGCCTGTGTGGTCAAGCCCGCCGAGGACGCCTGCCTGTCGGTGCTGAGGCTGGCGGAGCTGGCCCTGGAAGCGGGTCTGCCCGAAGGGGTCCTCAACGTCGTCACCGGCTACGGTTCGGAGGCGGGCGCGGCGCTCGCCGGGCACGAGGGTATCGACCACATCTCTTTTACAGGCTCGCCCGCGGTAGGGACGCTCGTTCAACAGGCGGCGGCCATTCACAACCGCCCGGTGACGATGGAACTCGGCGGCAAGTCGCCGCAGCTCGTCTTCGCCGACGCCGACCTTGAGAACGCCCTGCCCAGCCTGGTGAACGCCGCCATCCAGAACGCCGGCCAGACCTGCTCGGCGGGCAGCCGCCTCCTAGTCGAGCGCTCGGCCTACGATACGGTGATGGAGCGTCTGGGGGAGGCCTTTGGGCGCCTGAAGGTAGGCGCTGCCGCAGGCGAACCCGACTGCGGCCCGCTCATCAGCGCCCGGCAGAGAGGGCGCGTGCTGGCCTTTCTCGAGCGCGCCCGGGCGGACGGGCTCGAGGTCGTGGCGCAGGGGAGCCTGGCGGACGCGCCGGCGGGCGGCTTCTACGTCCGTCCCACCCTCATCGGCAAGGTGCCGCCCGAGCACCCTCTCGCCCGCGAGGAGGTCTTCGGCCCGGTCCTGGCGGCTGCGCCCTTCGAGGACGAGGATGAGGCGGTCGCCTTAGCCAACGGCACCGATTACGGCCTGGTGGCCGGGGTGTGGACGAAGGACGGCGGGCGGCAGCTGCGCCTCGCCCGGCGGCTAAGGGCGGGCCAGGTCTACGTCAACAACTACGGGGCGGGCGGCGGGATCGAGCTGCCCTTTGGCGGCGTCAAGCGCTCGGGCTTCGGCCGCGAGAAGGGCTTCGAGGGCCTCAAGAGCTTTACAATCGTCAAGACGGTGACCTTTAAACATGGCTAG
- a CDS encoding SDR family oxidoreductase, producing the protein MRLQDKIAIITGGGSGFGAGIAKRFAEEGAKIIVNDIAEEGGERVAAELREAGGEAVFVKADVSKSDEVKRLVGAAVERFGGLDIMVNNAGITHRSGPMLEVPEEIFDRVYAVNVKSLYLAALHAVPVFRERGGGVFINVASTAGVRPRPGLTWYNGSKGAAITITKSMAAELAPEGIRVNAINPVMGETGLLDDFIGGDSPEKRAKVIAGIPLGRLSRALDIANATLFLASSEAEFITGVCLEVDGGRCI; encoded by the coding sequence ATGAGACTTCAGGACAAGATTGCTATCATTACCGGGGGCGGCTCCGGCTTCGGCGCGGGCATCGCCAAGCGCTTTGCCGAGGAGGGAGCTAAGATTATCGTCAACGATATCGCCGAGGAGGGCGGCGAGAGGGTCGCTGCGGAACTGCGCGAGGCCGGCGGCGAGGCGGTCTTCGTCAAGGCGGACGTGTCCAAAAGCGACGAGGTGAAGAGGCTCGTGGGCGCGGCCGTAGAGCGCTTTGGCGGCCTCGACATCATGGTCAACAACGCCGGCATCACCCACAGGAGCGGGCCGATGCTGGAAGTTCCAGAAGAGATTTTCGACCGGGTCTACGCCGTCAACGTCAAGAGCCTCTACCTGGCCGCGCTCCACGCCGTGCCTGTCTTTCGGGAGCGGGGAGGGGGGGTGTTCATCAACGTCGCCTCGACCGCCGGGGTGCGCCCGCGCCCGGGGCTGACCTGGTACAACGGCTCCAAGGGCGCGGCCATCACCATTACCAAGTCGATGGCGGCGGAACTCGCACCCGAAGGGATACGCGTCAACGCTATCAATCCGGTGATGGGCGAGACGGGGCTGCTAGACGACTTCATCGGCGGCGACTCGCCCGAAAAGCGGGCCAAGGTGATCGCCGGGATTCCCCTGGGCCGGCTGAGCCGGGCTCTTGACATCGCCAACGCCACGCTCTTTTTGGCCTCGAGCGAGGCCGAATTCATCACCGGTGTGTGCTTGGAAGTCGATGGCGGGCGCTGTATCTAG
- a CDS encoding sugar phosphate isomerase/epimerase, with translation MTLPEGLDLARRHGFSGYHVNIHELAALGTARTEELAQEKGIRLAAWGFPLEFRNDEGSYKESLAALPQLAETAAELGLFRTSTWIMPCSNELTYRQNFAFHVSRLKPAASILAEFGIRLGLEYVGPKTLWSSQRFPFVHTLKEMTELALAVGSNVGFLLDSFHLYTAHETAEEVRRLSPEQIVEVHVNDARPVPVDEQLDQLRALPGETGVIDLKAFLQAVAATGYDGPVMVEPFSQRVRELTEDDACAETASSLKRVWQQAGLQTS, from the coding sequence GTGACGCTGCCTGAAGGCCTGGATTTGGCGAGACGCCATGGCTTTAGCGGTTATCATGTCAATATTCATGAGCTTGCCGCCCTAGGAACCGCCCGAACGGAGGAACTCGCCCAAGAAAAGGGCATAAGGCTCGCCGCTTGGGGCTTTCCCCTCGAGTTCCGCAACGACGAGGGTTCTTATAAGGAGAGTCTGGCGGCCCTGCCGCAACTTGCCGAAACCGCCGCCGAACTGGGGCTGTTTAGGACCTCGACGTGGATTATGCCGTGCTCGAACGAGCTGACGTACCGGCAGAACTTCGCCTTTCATGTTTCGCGTTTAAAGCCTGCAGCAAGTATTCTTGCCGAGTTCGGGATCCGGCTTGGGCTCGAGTATGTGGGTCCTAAGACGCTCTGGTCGAGCCAGCGCTTTCCCTTTGTGCATACCTTAAAGGAGATGACGGAACTCGCGCTTGCGGTCGGCTCGAACGTTGGTTTTTTGCTGGATAGTTTTCACCTCTACACGGCGCACGAGACGGCGGAGGAGGTGCGGCGCCTCAGCCCGGAGCAGATCGTGGAGGTGCATGTAAACGATGCACGGCCTGTGCCTGTAGATGAGCAGTTGGACCAGCTGCGCGCGCTGCCCGGCGAAACAGGCGTCATCGATCTGAAGGCTTTTTTGCAGGCGGTCGCCGCTACCGGTTATGACGGCCCGGTGATGGTGGAGCCGTTTAGTCAGCGGGTGCGTGAGCTAACGGAAGATGACGCCTGTGCCGAGACGGCCTCTAGCCTAAAGAGGGTCTGGCAGCAGGCGGGTCTCCAAACGTCTTGA